Genomic window (Prosthecochloris aestuarii DSM 271):
TCTATAAATCCTGGGACAGTCTCATGGCATCAACGAACGATCTTGTCAATCTGATCGTCGCCACCCTCGTCGCCGGGATCGTCGGCTACGCATCGATAGCATTTCTCATAACCTTCCTCAAACAACACTCGACAGCCGTCTTCATCATCTACCGCATAGCCCTCGGCCTCACCATCCTCGCCCTTATCGCCACAGGCAATGTACAAGCGTAAAAACCCGCTGAATTGGTGATTAGTGATTAGTGATTAGTGATTAGTGAGGAATAACGGATTTCAGTCCACGAATTTGCACGAATTAACACGAATTGAGGAAAAAGATTTTTGCCCACAGAAGAGAGAAGTGATTGGTAAATCGTTATCCGTTATTCGTTACCAGTTTGCGCCAAAGGCGCAAACGCGTCACTCGTCACTCGTCACGCGTCACTGCGCCGAAGGCGCTCCCTTCATCCGCGCCGCCAGGCGCAACTATTAACCCGGAAAAATAATTCTACTTTTCTGTACTCTCCCGCAAAAAAAATTTCTTATATATAGAGATACTAAATAATAAAAAATTAAACATCTTAGGCCATGCCATACAGCTTATCGGGCGTAGGGCATAATGGCTTTGAAAAAGCAGATTTACATATACACACAAAATGTTCAGACGGGGTCTTCACGCCGGAAGAAATTGTCCTCAAGGCAAAAAAAGCCGGCCTGAAGGCCATAAGTATAACTGACCATGATTCTGTTTCAGGAATAGACAAAGCAAAGCCATTAGCCATACAACACGGCATAGAGCTTATTAATGGTGTAGAAATGAGCTCAACATACCAGGATCATGATATTCATATCCTTGGTTATTTTTTTGATCATAAAAATCCCGAACTCCAACGTTATCTGGATCATTGCCGGCAACTCAGAACCAACCGCGCAGAGCGCATGGTTCAAAAGCTTGCCAAAATGGGGGTCAAGATTGAAATTGAACAGATCATCCTCAAAGCCCAGAACGGCAGTGTAGGAAGACCACATATAGCCGCAGTCCTGCAGGACGGAGGTTTTGTCAGAAGTTTCAGCGAAGCCTTCAGCAAATACCTGGGATCTCACAGCCCTGCTTACGTTAAAAGCATCGAAACGCATCCGGCTGAAATCATCCGCCTCCTCAACGAGGCATCGGGTCTGTCGTTTCTTGCGCATCCCGGACAGAACGTGCCTGACGAGATTCTGCGTCAACTGATCACCTTCGGCCTTGACGGCATCGAAATCATTCACCCGTCCCACGACGTCTACAAGCAGAATTACTACCGCGAAATCGCCAACGAGTATTTTCTGCTGTTCAGCGGCGGATCGGACTATCACGGCCTGAAAGACCAGGAAGAGGATCATTTCGGTCAGACAACGATTCCCTATGAATGGGTAACCAAGATGAAAAGCAGAATAGTCACGGTGTAGCACCGGACGCGGTCATTTGGCAATTGACAAAGATTTACTAATATAGGGCGTTATTTTCAAGGCTCCTGGTTGCGCATATGCTCAAGGATTACGTGGCGCTCACATAACGATTATGGCAATAATAAGTATCGCAGCTCTCGCATCGAAGGCAAACCAGTCAATGAAGGAGTTTTTCCTCACCATGCAGGAATTCTTCTTCTTCTCGGTCAGGGCATTTGTCACCCTCCCGAAACTCAGGCGATACTGGCGGGACTTTCTTGATCAGGCAACCATTGCAGGCACAGACTCCATCCCTATCGTTCTGGTCAGTTCCATATCTATCGGGGCACTGCTTGCAGTCGAAGTAGGCAACCTTCTTGAAGATTTCGGTGCTAAAACCATGCTCGGGCGCTCTACCGCGTTATCGGTAATCCGTGAACTCGGGCCTCTTCTGATGGGCCTGATGCTCTCGGCACGCTACGGATCGCGCAACGGAGCCGAACTCGGAGCAATGAAAATATCGGAACAGATTGACGCGCTCAGGGCATTCGGAACCGACCCGGTAGCAAAACTGGTCATGCCAAGACTTGCCGCAGCACTTATCGTCTTCATTCCCCTCACTGCCATCGCCGACTTTGCCGGTCTGCACAGCGCAGCGTGGCTTGCAGAACACTATCACAAGATTGATCCGGGGATCTTCTGGAACGCGGTCTTCCCCAGACTGGTGCTCAAAGACTTTGTCGTCGGCTTTCTCAAAGCACCTGTATTTGCGATCATCATCACCCTCGTGAGCAGCTTCAACGGTTTTTCGGCAACAGGAGGCACCGCAGGTGTCGGCCGATCAACCATCAAAGGAATTGTCGTATCGTCAGGTCTTATTCTGATCGCCAATTTTTATGTTTCAAAGATCGTGCTCGAAAACATGTAGGCAATGATAGAACTTCAGAACGTCACCCTGAGATACGGTGAACGCGAAATACTCAACAATGTCTCGCTAACGATTGAAGACAACAAGATCAAGGCGGTCCTTGGGCCAAGCGGTGTCGGAAAAAGCACGATCCTGAAGCTCATTCTCGGGCTGATCAAACCCAACTCAGGCAAGATCCTGATCGATGGCGTCGATATCACCCATATGAAAGAGTCCCAGCTCTACCCGATCAGGCGAAAAATGGGTATAGTCTTTCAGGGAAACGCTCTTTTTGACTCAATGACAATCAGTGAAAATCTCGGTTTTTTCCTGAGAGAAAACCTGAAACTTTCAGAAAACGAAACCGAAAGAAAAGTACAGGAACAGATCGTCTTTGCAGGACTGGAAGGCTATGAAGACTCGCTGCCGGAAAACCTCAGTGGAGGAATGAAAAAAAGGGTAGCCATCGGCAGGGCTCTCATCTTCAACCCGAAAATGATCCTGTTCGATGAGCCGACCGCCGGACTTGACCCCGTCAGTTCAAAAAAAATCCTGAACCTTATCGGGCAACTGCGCAAAAAAAACGATCTCGGAGCAGTCATGGTCACCCATATCATCGACGACGTCTTCATGGTCGCCGATTCTGTAGCAGTCCTTTACAAAGGTCAGATCATTTTTGACGATGACATCAGCAACCTGCATAACTCAGAACATCCGTTTATTCGCTCGATCCTGTCCGACAAGATCCTCGAACAATAACTATCAACTACCGTTTTTCTCATGAGAAACCCGAATACACTGAAGTGGACAGACGTCAAAACCGGCATTTTTTTCGTCATTGGCATAGGCCTCGCCGCTTATCTCGGGCTCGTTGTCGGTAAAAACTCCAGCCTGTTCAAAAGCGAAACCGTCATCAATATGCTGGCTACCGATGTCGAAAGCCTTGCCGAAAACAACTTCGTCTCCCTTTCCGGCAAAAAAATCGGCACCGTTTCATCACTTGAATTCGTCGAACAGAACGACTCCCTGTTCGTGCTCATACAGATGAAGCTGCAGAACGAGTTTGCAGGAATCGTCACCCAGGACTCCAAAGCAAGCATCCAGTCCCTCGGTATCCTCGGCGATAAATACATCGACATCACAACAGGTAGCGGAATGCCGGTTAACAACGGTGACTACATTACTATCGAAGCAGCCGAAGGAGGAATGGCAAGCCTTATGACAAATGCAGGCAAAGCATTGAGCCAGATAGACGAACTCCTGACAAAAGTCAATGAAGGCAACGGCCCCCTGGCAAAACTTCTCGGATCGGAAGATATGGCGTCCGAACTCGAAGAGACCGTTACGAATCTCAAAAATGTCTCGCAGGAACTGACCAGCTTCACCCGGGAACTCAACAACGGCGGCGGACTTCTGCCGCAGCTCATGAACAATGAAGAACTTGCCGGCAAAGTCAAAAACGCTGTCGTCAGCTTCAACACCGTTGCATCGCGCACTGACTCCCTGATGCAGAAACTCAACAGCGATCAAGGAACCATCGGACAACTGCACTCCAATCCGGCGCTCTATTCGAACCTCAACGAGAGCCTCGAATCGCTCGACTCACTGCTGATGGACCTTAAAGACAACCCGAAACGTTACGTACGTTTTTCACTGTTCTGATCCGGAGAGCACCTGGGTAACACCGCAATCAGATTGGAGCACAAATAAAGGGCACCACTATAATTAACAGCGATGCCCTAAAGAGAGAAACCTCATGTTCAACCGATTGCTCATCACAATCACCTGCCTCTGCCTGCTCTGCGCAAAACCCGCACCCTCAGTAGCTGCAGACCCATTCAAAGCAGTTGACAACCTCGTCAACGAGTCCATCAGGGACGGCGTATTCCCGTCAGCAAGCATAGCCGTCATCCACAAAGGCACGGTTGTTTACCACCGCGCCTTCGGAAAGCAGACATACGACAGACAATCTCCCCCGGTCACAACAACAACCATCTATGATCTTGCATCGCTGACCAAGCCCATCGTCACCACCTCCATTGCCATGCAGCTTGTCGAACATGACTCCCTCGATATCAATGCACCCGTCTCGCACTATCTGCCCGGCTTCGCTCGCAACGGCAAAGAAAAGATCACCATCAAAAATCTGCTCCTGCATAACTCAGGCCTCAGAGCGCACCGATTCTTCATCGAAAGCTGTAAGACACCTGACGAGGTCTACGAAGCCATTTCAGACGAAACACCAATCGTTCCGACAGGCAGCAAAACCATCTACAGCGACCTCGGCTTCATCACTCTCGGCAACGTCATCGAAACCATCACAGCAAACACACTTGAAGAAAACTTTTCCGCACGTTTCTCGGTGCCGCTCGGCATGCACAGCACCCTGTTCACACCGTCGTTAACAATGCTGAAAAACATAGCGCCCACAGAAAAAGACTCCCGGTGGACGCTCGACATCCCGAGACCACTCGTTCACGATCATAACGCAGCACTCCTCAGGGGCGTAGCAGGTCACGCCGGCCTCTTCTCGACAACCGGAGACCTTATTATTTTCGCAACAATGCTCATGCAGCACGGCAGCTATGGAGGGAAGGCGTTTTTCAAACCAGAAACCATTACCACCTTTACCCAACGCCATCCGGGATCCAGAGCGCTCGGCTGGGATCTGCGTTCCATAGACGGACCATCATCGTCAGGCGACCACTTCTCCGCAAAAGCCTACGGTCACCTCGGCTTCACCGGCACAAGCATCTGGATTGATCCGGAAAAAGATCTTGCCGTCATCACCCTGACCAACAGGGTCTATCCAACCTCAGACAACATCAAAATTCGCAAATTCCGCCCCAAGCTCCACAACACCGTCATAGAATGCCTCGGACTTAGGGGGGGGAAGAAGTGATTGGTGATTGGTAAATCGTTATCCGTTATCCGTTATTCGTTATTCGTTAACAGTTTATCCCTCAGGTACTTTTGCCCCGTCGCGCCGAAGGCGCATCCCCTCACCAATCACCAATCACCAATCACCAATCACCAATCACCAATCACCAATCACCAATCACCAATCACCAATCACCAATCACCAATCACCAATCACCAATCACCAATCACCAATCACCAATCACCAATCACCAATCACTAATCACCAATCACTTCTCCCTTCTGTAGGCAAAAATCTTTTCTTCAATTCGTGTTAATTCGTGCAAATTCGTGGACTGAAATCCATTATTCCTTACCAATCACCAACCCCTACGCAAAGATCCCATCCATCGGGACAATCGGCAGCGGTGTAGGTTTCAGCGACTCCTTACGACAAATCGCATTTGCAGCAAGACGACCGGTAAAGGTAGCCGCCTCCATCAGAAATACAGGAGCATCAACCTTCACCCAGTCACCGGCAAAATAGAGATTGGCATACGGAGTTTCGGAAACAGGACGGTCGGCATGGTCCCCTGGCGCCCATCGGGTAAAATTATCCTGCTGCATGTAGACATCGTAGAGTATCCGGGCATCCTTGGTTTCCGGGAACATATGATGCATCTCCTCAAGCATGGTCTGCTTGATAACCTCGTCGGAACGAAGGTCGTCCGGTGCGATAGCATACGCATGCAGTTCAACGACACTGCCCCCCGTTCTGGAAGCCCATGAGATGAACGGTTCCTGAAAATGAGAGAAAATCGACACCGAGTCGGTATACGTAAAACGGGCAACCGTATAAAACGGATACTTCGCTGACGTCACAGGCTTATCCAGCCAGATCCGCCAGACAACATAGGGATCAGCCTCTCCCAGCGAAGCCACGCTCCTTGCAAATGCAGTGTCCCCGATATCCGAACGACCGATAATCGCTTTCGTACCGCTCACATTTGAAGCCACGACGCAATAATCGCACTCCAGAACCTCCGGCCCCGCTCCAGAATCCGGCCGGGACAGCACAAGCTCATCGCCATCGAGCGCAACATGCAGCCTCTGAAGCGGCTCCTCAGGCGGCCCGCTCGTCGCATTGCCTGCAGCATCAAACACGCCTGCATGGCAGGGACAGAAAAATCCGCCGGTCGTCTCATCCGGGCGCACAGGGCAGCCCATATGGGTACACGTCGCATCAAACGCCTGATATTCGTCACCGCGGATCGTCACAAGAAGCGGAACCCCATCGTCAGCTGTCATCGAGAACCACTCTCCCTCCCTGACCGAACCCCTCGGAACCCTGGCAAGAGCGCCTCCGCCGCTGCCTCCAAGCACCACTCCTGAAACCCTGTTTTCCTCCAGCACAAGACGCTCGACCTTCGTCCCTGACACAATCCTCACGCCAAGCCCTTCAAGCATCTCTACAACAGGATTGATCAAAGCATGCATACAGCTCTTCTTCGTAATACGAAATCCCAGCGCCTCAGGGCTGCCAAGAAAATAAAAATGAAAATACCGCAACGCCTCAGCCGCAGAAAGCACCTCCATTCGATTCATCGTAGCATCAGAAAACGGGTGCAGCACTGTCGTCAGAAACGGTTCATAGATCTCCTGCTCCCGACAGAAGCTCATAAAATCAAGATCATCATATTGCGCAAAGGTCCGGTCATAGTCGTAGCGAAACATATCCAGCACCGGACGCATCTGCCGGAAATGCTGCATGATAGGAATCATATCCAGCGAATCCGACTGCTGGACAACCGTCAGAATATTAAGCGGAAAAAGCTTCGGTGTCTGACCGAAGACCTCCATAGGACGATCTCTGAACTTGACAGGATACCCCGGGGCGGGTGTAAACACGTCACCAACCCCTGCTGCATCGAACAATTCATTGAGATTGTAATACTGATCGAAGTAACCGTGAAATCCATGCTCGACAGGGAAACGCTCCCCAAGCGCATCGACATCCCATCCCGTAACCTTGCCGCCAAGCTCATCCGACGCCTCGACAAGAGTCACCTCGAAATGACGTTTTGCCAATTCCATAGCCGCGCTCATCCCCGCAAGCCCGCCGCCCACAATAACAGCTTTCTTAGGACGCTCAAGCTTCTCTCCGGAAAGATCATCTGATACACTCCCTTCCTCGACATACACCTCCCTGCGAGGCTGGTAGTAACCAAGCGCACCAACAGCGCCCGCTGCTGTAATACCGGCACCAATGCCCGTTCTTTTGAGAAACGTTCTAAAAAAATCCCTTCGGTCCATAGCACTGTTGATCAGATGAAAATTCCTGTAATCCTTACTCTCCAAGCTTATATTTAATAATAAATCAAAGTAAAAAAAATGTTTCGCAACCCACCAGGAGAGGCAATGCACTCATCATCGCCAAGCCATGAGCTCACATTCATGATCATGCAACACGCCCAAACACTCGGTTTCTGCGCTGCAGGGTGTGCACCCCTGTCTCCAATGAACGAGGCCGATGAAAAACTCGACAGCATGATCAGAGAACAACGGCACGCTTCGATGCTCTACCTCGAACGGCAACGCGACACCCGACGCAATGCTGCAGAACTCCTGCCTGGAGCCAGAACAATCCTCTGCGCTGCACTGCCCTACCATCAACCGCAAAAAGCACAACCAGCCTCATCGATCTCACAATACGCACTCATCCCCGACTACCACAAGGTAGTGCGGGACAAGCTGCAGCAGCTCCTCGAATTCATCAGAACCCGTCACCATGGAACAGTGAACGCAATCATTGCCGTAGACAGCGCCCCTCTTTTCGAAAAAGCCTGGGCTGCAACAGCAGGCCTCGGACGAACAGGCAAAAACACGCTTTGCATCATCCCCGGTCATGGGTCATATATCTTTCTCGGTGAAATTCTGCTCGATATCGACCTCGACTGCCAACCGAAACGCCTGCCAGACCCTTGCCACGAATGCGACCGCTGTATCCGCGCATGCCCGACCGGCGCAATCACCGCACCGGGAACAATCGACGCCCGCCGCTGCATCTCATACCTCACCGTCGAACACAAAGACGAGTTCACCCCCGAAGAAGAAATCATGGTAGGCACCCATCTCTTCGGCTGCGATATCTGTCAGGAAGTCTGCCCCCATAACCAGCAGACCCGACCCGACAGCAGCCAGGCATTTCCCATACTCGAACACCTCCTCGGCATCACCCCCGAAGAGATCCTCACCC
Coding sequences:
- a CDS encoding PHP domain-containing protein, producing the protein MPYSLSGVGHNGFEKADLHIHTKCSDGVFTPEEIVLKAKKAGLKAISITDHDSVSGIDKAKPLAIQHGIELINGVEMSSTYQDHDIHILGYFFDHKNPELQRYLDHCRQLRTNRAERMVQKLAKMGVKIEIEQIILKAQNGSVGRPHIAAVLQDGGFVRSFSEAFSKYLGSHSPAYVKSIETHPAEIIRLLNEASGLSFLAHPGQNVPDEILRQLITFGLDGIEIIHPSHDVYKQNYYREIANEYFLLFSGGSDYHGLKDQEEDHFGQTTIPYEWVTKMKSRIVTV
- a CDS encoding ABC transporter ATP-binding protein; protein product: MIELQNVTLRYGEREILNNVSLTIEDNKIKAVLGPSGVGKSTILKLILGLIKPNSGKILIDGVDITHMKESQLYPIRRKMGIVFQGNALFDSMTISENLGFFLRENLKLSENETERKVQEQIVFAGLEGYEDSLPENLSGGMKKRVAIGRALIFNPKMILFDEPTAGLDPVSSKKILNLIGQLRKKNDLGAVMVTHIIDDVFMVADSVAVLYKGQIIFDDDISNLHNSEHPFIRSILSDKILEQ
- a CDS encoding MlaD family protein; its protein translation is MRNPNTLKWTDVKTGIFFVIGIGLAAYLGLVVGKNSSLFKSETVINMLATDVESLAENNFVSLSGKKIGTVSSLEFVEQNDSLFVLIQMKLQNEFAGIVTQDSKASIQSLGILGDKYIDITTGSGMPVNNGDYITIEAAEGGMASLMTNAGKALSQIDELLTKVNEGNGPLAKLLGSEDMASELEETVTNLKNVSQELTSFTRELNNGGGLLPQLMNNEELAGKVKNAVVSFNTVASRTDSLMQKLNSDQGTIGQLHSNPALYSNLNESLESLDSLLMDLKDNPKRYVRFSLF
- a CDS encoding FAD-dependent oxidoreductase encodes the protein MDRRDFFRTFLKRTGIGAGITAAGAVGALGYYQPRREVYVEEGSVSDDLSGEKLERPKKAVIVGGGLAGMSAAMELAKRHFEVTLVEASDELGGKVTGWDVDALGERFPVEHGFHGYFDQYYNLNELFDAAGVGDVFTPAPGYPVKFRDRPMEVFGQTPKLFPLNILTVVQQSDSLDMIPIMQHFRQMRPVLDMFRYDYDRTFAQYDDLDFMSFCREQEIYEPFLTTVLHPFSDATMNRMEVLSAAEALRYFHFYFLGSPEALGFRITKKSCMHALINPVVEMLEGLGVRIVSGTKVERLVLEENRVSGVVLGGSGGGALARVPRGSVREGEWFSMTADDGVPLLVTIRGDEYQAFDATCTHMGCPVRPDETTGGFFCPCHAGVFDAAGNATSGPPEEPLQRLHVALDGDELVLSRPDSGAGPEVLECDYCVVASNVSGTKAIIGRSDIGDTAFARSVASLGEADPYVVWRIWLDKPVTSAKYPFYTVARFTYTDSVSIFSHFQEPFISWASRTGGSVVELHAYAIAPDDLRSDEVIKQTMLEEMHHMFPETKDARILYDVYMQQDNFTRWAPGDHADRPVSETPYANLYFAGDWVKVDAPVFLMEAATFTGRLAANAICRKESLKPTPLPIVPMDGIFA
- a CDS encoding serine hydrolase domain-containing protein — encoded protein: MFNRLLITITCLCLLCAKPAPSVAADPFKAVDNLVNESIRDGVFPSASIAVIHKGTVVYHRAFGKQTYDRQSPPVTTTTIYDLASLTKPIVTTSIAMQLVEHDSLDINAPVSHYLPGFARNGKEKITIKNLLLHNSGLRAHRFFIESCKTPDEVYEAISDETPIVPTGSKTIYSDLGFITLGNVIETITANTLEENFSARFSVPLGMHSTLFTPSLTMLKNIAPTEKDSRWTLDIPRPLVHDHNAALLRGVAGHAGLFSTTGDLIIFATMLMQHGSYGGKAFFKPETITTFTQRHPGSRALGWDLRSIDGPSSSGDHFSAKAYGHLGFTGTSIWIDPEKDLAVITLTNRVYPTSDNIKIRKFRPKLHNTVIECLGLRGGKK
- the queG gene encoding tRNA epoxyqueuosine(34) reductase QueG — encoded protein: MHSSSPSHELTFMIMQHAQTLGFCAAGCAPLSPMNEADEKLDSMIREQRHASMLYLERQRDTRRNAAELLPGARTILCAALPYHQPQKAQPASSISQYALIPDYHKVVRDKLQQLLEFIRTRHHGTVNAIIAVDSAPLFEKAWAATAGLGRTGKNTLCIIPGHGSYIFLGEILLDIDLDCQPKRLPDPCHECDRCIRACPTGAITAPGTIDARRCISYLTVEHKDEFTPEEEIMVGTHLFGCDICQEVCPHNQQTRPDSSQAFPILEHLLGITPEEILTLSRSQFKTLFARTPIYRTGLKRLKRNARTVLKNRVIGDW
- a CDS encoding MlaE family ABC transporter permease; this encodes MAIISIAALASKANQSMKEFFLTMQEFFFFSVRAFVTLPKLRRYWRDFLDQATIAGTDSIPIVLVSSISIGALLAVEVGNLLEDFGAKTMLGRSTALSVIRELGPLLMGLMLSARYGSRNGAELGAMKISEQIDALRAFGTDPVAKLVMPRLAAALIVFIPLTAIADFAGLHSAAWLAEHYHKIDPGIFWNAVFPRLVLKDFVVGFLKAPVFAIIITLVSSFNGFSATGGTAGVGRSTIKGIVVSSGLILIANFYVSKIVLENM